From a single Phacochoerus africanus isolate WHEZ1 chromosome 11, ROS_Pafr_v1, whole genome shotgun sequence genomic region:
- the LOC125111660 gene encoding olfactory receptor 51B6-like: MWLNSSASPFLLTGFPGLEKAHHWLSIPLLVVYVSILLGNGALLFLIRADHNLHEPVYSFLAMLAATDLGVTLTTMPTVLGVLWLNHREIGHRACFSQAYFIHMLSIVESGVLLAMAYDRFIAICNPLRYTSVLTNTRVLKIGMGVLIRAGLSIMPIILRLPWFPYCRSHVLSHAFCLHQDVIKVACANVTFNRLYPVVVVFAMVLVDVLLIFFSYIAILKTVTGIASGGGRAKALSTCVSHICCLLVFYVAVVGLTFIHRFGRHAPRVVHVTMSYVCFLFPPFMNPVIYSIKTKQIQSGIIRFFSLPRSRASL, from the coding sequence ATGTGGCTCAACAGCTCTGCTTCCCCCTTTCTGCTCACTGGCTTCCCGGGCCTGGAGAAGGCCCACCACTGGCTCTCCATCCCATTATTGGTGGTTTACGTCTCCATACTTCTTGGCAATGGCGCCCTTCTCTTTCTCATCAGGGCCGATCATAACCTCCATGAGCCCGTGTACTCTTTCTTGGCTATGTTGGCAGCCACTGACCTTGGAGTGACCCTGACCACGATGCCCACGGTTCTGGGTGTGCTGTGGTTGAATCACAGAGAGATTGGCCACAGGGCCTGCTTCTCTCAGGCCTACTTTATTCACATGCTTTCTATCGTGGAGTCTGGTGTTTTGCTCgccatggcctatgaccgttTCATTGCCATCTGCAACCCCCTGAGATATACTTCCGTCCTCACCAACACCAGGGTCCTAAAGATTGGGATGGGGGTCTTGATAAGGGCTGGTCTGTCAATCATGCCGATAATCCTTCGCCTTCCCTGGTTTCCCTACTGTCGATCCCATGTCCTCTCCCATGCTTTCTGTCTACACCAAGATGTCATCAAGGTAGCCTGTGCCAACGTCACCTTCAACCGTCTCTACCCAGTGGTGGTTGTATTTGCAATGGTCTTAGTGGACGTCCTCCTCATCTTCTTCTCCTACATTGCGATCCTCAAGACGGTCACGGGCATCGCTTCTGGAGGAGGAAGGGCCAAGGCCCTCAGCACGTGCGTCTCCCACATCTGCTGCCTCCTGGTCTTCTACGTCGCTGTGGTGGGGCTGACCTTCATCCACAGGTTTGGAAGGCACGCGCCTCGTGTGGTCCACGTCACCATGAGCTATGTCTGCTTCCTCTTCCCCCCCTTTATGAACCCTGTCATCTACAGCATTAAAACCAAGCAGATCCAGAGTGGCATAATTCGCTTCTTCTCTCTGCCTCGTTCTAGAGCATCCCTTTGA
- the LOC125112061 gene encoding olfactory receptor 51M1, with amino-acid sequence MPAQYPLSPHLTRLSNLMQFSPMLYLTGLPGLEAMQPWIFIFLFLLYLVAISGNCLILMIIKTTPHLHTPMYLLLSFLALMDLGLSVSTLPTTMGIFWFNSRGIYFGACQMQMFCIHSFSFMESSVLLVMSFDRFVAICYPLRYSVLITGQRVVRAGLVVILRGPVATVPIVLLLRTFPYCGSRVLSHSFCLHQEVIHLACTDTTFNNLYGLTLVMFTVVLDLVLIALSYGVILHTVARLASKEERLRAFQTCPSHLCAVLVFFVPMVGLSPIHRFGKQAPPAVHLFMANVYLFVPPVLNPIIYSIKTKEIRHVLCKLLGLRNQG; translated from the coding sequence ATGCCAGCCCAGTATCCCCTCAGTCCTCACCTCACGCGCCTGTCCAACCTCATGCAGTTCAGTCCCATGCTCTACCTCACTGGTCTCCCTGGACTGGAAGCCATGCAGCCCTGgattttcatcttccttttccttctgtacCTCGTGGCCATCTCAGGCAACTGCCTCATCCTCATGATCATCAAGACCACCCCTCACCTGCACACCCCCATGtacctcctcctctcctttctggcCCTCATGGACCTGGGCCTGTCCGTGTCCACCCTGCCCACCACGATGGGCATCTTTTGGTTCAACTCGCGTGGCATCTACTTTGGAGCCTGCCAGATGCAGATGTTCTGCATCCACTCCTTTTCCTTCATGGAGTCCTCAGTGCTGCTGGTCATGTCCTTTGACCGCTTTGTGGCCATCTGCTACCCCCTCAGGTACTCGGTCCTCATCACTGGCCAGAGAGTGGTCAGGGCCGGCCTGGTTGTCATCCTCCGGGGACCTGTAGCCACTGTGCCCATTGTTCTCCTCCTGAGGACGTTTCCCTACTGTGGGTCTCGCGTCCTCTCCCATTCGTTCTGTCTACACCAGGAGGTGATACACTTGGCCTGCACGGACACCACCTTCAACAACCTGTACGGGCTGACGCTGGTCATGTTCACTGTGGTGCTGGACCTGGTGCTCATTGCTCTGTCCTACGGCGTCATCCTGCACACGGTGGCGAGACTGGCCTCCAAAGAGGAGCGGCTCCGAGCCTTCCAAACCTGTCCTTCGCACCTCTGCGCTGTGCTGGTGTTCTTTGTGCCCATGGTGGGGCTGTCCCCGATTCACCGCTTTGGGAAGCAGGCGCCACCTGCCGTCCACCTTTTTATGGCCAACGTCTACCTCTTTGTGCCCCCCGTGCTGAACCCCATCATATACAGTATTAAGACCAAGGAGATTCGCCATGTCCTCTGCAAGCTCCTGGGTCTTAGAAACCAGGGCTGA
- the LOC125112062 gene encoding olfactory receptor 51Q1-like, with product MFLVTNSTQVSSSFLLTGIPGFEAFHTWIAVPFCFLYAVSTVGNATILAVIRTQPSLREPMYLFLSMLALSDLGLTLTTLPTVMPLLWFDVRKISFEGCFAQFFFLHGFSFMESSVLLAMAFDRYVAVCRPLHYATVLTHKVICRIGLAIIGRCLLAVLPPLFLLKRLPFCGSRRLSHSYCLHQDMTRLACADTTRNNWHGFVLALLIIVLDPLLIGLSYVLILRSVLRIGSRLERLRVLNNCLSHILAVLIFYVPMVGVSMTHRFAKRASPIVHVSIANVYLLAPPVMNPIIYGIKTKQIRQGVLHLCAHRQLQ from the coding sequence ATGTTTTTGGTCACGAACTCCACTCAAgtgtcctcctccttcctgctcacGGGCATCCCTGGCTTTGAGGCCTTCCACACCTGGATTGCCGTCCCCTTCTGTTTTCTCTACGCTGTCTCCACCGTGGGCAACGCCACCATCCTGGCTGTCATCAGGACACAGCCCTCCCTGCGCGAGCCCATGTACCTGTTCCTCTCCATGCTGGCCCTGAGCGACCTGGGGCTCACCCTCACCACTCTGCCCACGGTCATGCCGCTCCTCTGGTTTGACGTTCGCAAGATCAGTTTTGAGGGCTGCTTTGCCCAGTTCTTCTTCCTGCATGGCTTCTCCTTCATGGAATCCTCCGTGCTGCTGGCCATGGCCTTTGACCGCTATGTGGCCGTCTGCCGCCCCCTGCATTATGCCACCGTCCTCACCCACAAGGTGATCTGCAGGATAGGTCTAGCCATCATTGGCCGCTGTCTTCTGGCTGTTCTCCCCCCGCTGTTCCTGCTGAAACGGCTCCCCTTCTGTGGCTCCCGTCGTCTCTCCCACTCCTACTGCCTCCATCAAGACATGACCCGCCTGGCGTGTGCCGACACCACTCGCAATAACTGGCACGGGTTTGTTCTAGCCCTGCTCATTATCGTACTGGACCCCCTGCTCATTGGGCTCTCCTACGTACTCATCCTGAGAAGCGTCCTGAGGATCGGCTCCCGGCTTGAGAGGCTGCGGGTTCTCAATAACTGTCTGTCCCACATCTTGGCTGTTCTGATCTTCTACGTGCCCATGGTGGGGGTGTCCATGACGCACCGCTTTGCCAAGCGTGCCTCTCCGATTGTACACGTCAGTATCGCCAACGTCTACCTTCTGGCCCCTCCCGTGATGAATCCCATCATCTACGGTATTAAAACCAAACAGATCCGTCAGGGGGTCCTTCACCTCTGTGCTCACAGACAGTTGCAGTAG